Proteins from a genomic interval of Lycium ferocissimum isolate CSIRO_LF1 chromosome 2, AGI_CSIRO_Lferr_CH_V1, whole genome shotgun sequence:
- the LOC132047832 gene encoding uncharacterized protein LOC132047832, whose product MSTRRDYRGYEELIKEEAPSAPMIILEPKLSKSRTVLPAANFFSSSSRKVTSEENFQANAQLKEAKKASKIHPIFSLFETKKKKKATARPEFSRYIQYVREGGFGDVLQTTSSKSNNMAAVK is encoded by the coding sequence ATGAGTACACGAAGGGACTATAGAGGATATGAAGAATTGATTAAAGAGGAGGCACCTTCTGCTCCAATGATAATATTGGAGCCAAAGTTGAGTAAAAGCAGAACCGTTCTACCTGCTGCTAACTTCTTTAGCTCTTCGTCCAGGAAGGTGACGTCTGAGGAAAATTTCCAGGCGAATGCTCAGTTAAAGGAAGCTAAAAAGGCGAGCAAGATTCATCCAATATTCAGTCTATTCGAaacgaagaagaaaaagaaggcaaCTGCTAGGCCTGAATTTTCGAGGTACATTCAGTATGTTAGAGAGGGAGGTTTTGGTGATGTTTTGCAGACCACTTCCTCCAAATCCAACAATATGGCTGCAGTAAAGTGA